The genomic region AACAACGGCCGTGCGGCTGTCCGCTCGATTATTGACTGGTCGATTGCCCGGCCTGTAGGCCGGACCCAGGCGATGCTCGCGTGGTGAGTGCGAAACGAGGACCTATGAACGACGATATCGGAGACGAAATGGTGCGCGAGCTCGGGATCGACCCGGCCCTGGGGGTTGACGACGACCAGCGCTTTGAAGCGCTTCGCCGTTTTCACGAGGAAGACGCGCAACGCGACGCGGAGAAGCGCGAGGCGGAGAAGCCGGACGCGCGAACCCAACGGCCGGGTCGTCCATAGTGGCCCGAGCGGGCCGGCGCATTTTCGCGGCGTTGCTCGGGTGCGCGTTCGCTTGCGCGCTCGCGGCACGCGCGGATGCTTCGCAAATGAGCGCGCGCGACCGCGCGATGCCACGATACGCGCACGTATTTGTGATCGTGGAAGAAAACAAAGACTATTCGCAAATCATCGGCAACAGCCACGCGCCCTCCATCAACGCCTTCGCCAAAGCCTACGGTGTCGCGACGCACTACGATGCGGTGGCGCATCCCAGCGAGCCCAACTACGTCGCGATGATCGGCGGCTCCACGTTCGGCATCCGCGACGACGACGCATACTACTGTAAACCTCACGATACGCGCTACTGCCCGGGTTCGGACGATGCGGGATACGTGGACCATACGATCGCCGGCCCGAATCTGGCGACGCAACTCCAGGACGCGGGCCTCACATGGAAAGGCTACAGCGAATCGATCCCCGAGCCGGGCTCGCTGGCGGTGGTGGCCGCCGACCCGCACGCCAAGGGATTGCCGCATAACCTAATTGTCTACGCCTCGAAACACTCGGGATTCATCAACTTTGCTTCGGTCCAAAAGGACCCGCACCGTAACGAGCGTCTGGTCGGGTTCGACCGGCTCGCGAGCGATCTGCGTAGCGGCAACGTTCCCAATTTCGCCTTCGTCATTCCGAATATCTGTAACGAAATGCACGGTGACGGATTGCTGCACTTACAACCGTTCGATTGCTGGTCGGCGAATATTCCCGCACTCATCTCCCGCGGCGATCGAAACGCCGCCGCCATCGTCCATGAGATCATGAGCTCACCTGTATGGAAGGCGGCTTCAAATACCGCCATCGTTATCACGTTCGACGAAGACGGGCACAACGGCAAGGAAGGCGGAGGCGGGCACGTCGCCACGGTCGTCATCACGAATC from Candidatus Dormiibacterota bacterium harbors:
- a CDS encoding alkaline phosphatase family protein — encoded protein: MARAGRRIFAALLGCAFACALAARADASQMSARDRAMPRYAHVFVIVEENKDYSQIIGNSHAPSINAFAKAYGVATHYDAVAHPSEPNYVAMIGGSTFGIRDDDAYYCKPHDTRYCPGSDDAGYVDHTIAGPNLATQLQDAGLTWKGYSESIPEPGSLAVVAADPHAKGLPHNLIVYASKHSGFINFASVQKDPHRNERLVGFDRLASDLRSGNVPNFAFVIPNICNEMHGDGLLHLQPFDCWSANIPALISRGDRNAAAIVHEIMSSPVWKAASNTAIVITFDEDGHNGKEGGGGHVATVVITNHGPRGISDPTPYTHYSLLRTVEDAFGIHTYLNHAGDPGVQPMLPLFATHAP